The Zonotrichia albicollis isolate bZonAlb1 chromosome 9, bZonAlb1.hap1, whole genome shotgun sequence genome has a window encoding:
- the SNORC gene encoding protein SNORC isoform X1, with translation MLFLREAMPYHRVLRLVLLTLCSILVPAVLAAEYPQDAVPTLWNEPPELPSGAGPFDAATATARLSDATAFPPYTSELEPEDSTHLHRLDTGDGSLGPGAIGAIVIASLLGTSVLVALVVITLRKFSAS, from the exons ATGCTTTTCCTGAGGGAAGCCATGCCCTACCACAGAGTCCTTCGCCTGGTCCTGCTAACGCTGTGCAGCATCCtggtccctgctgtgctggcag CAGAGTACCCGCAGGACGCGGTCCCCACCCTCTGGAACGAGCCGCCCGAGCTGCCCTCTGGAGCCGGTCCCTTCGACGCTGCCACTGCCACCGCCCGGCTGTCGGATGCCACTGCCTTCCCCCCGTACACCTCCGAGCTGGAGCCCGAGGACAGCACCCACCTGCACCGGCTGGACACCGGGGACG GCTCACTGGGGCCCGGGGCTATTGGTGCCATTGTCATCGCCTCCCTCCTGGGTACATCTGTGCTTGTAGCCTTGGTCGTCATCACACTGAGAAAGTTCTCGGCCTCCTGA
- the SNORC gene encoding protein SNORC isoform X2, which translates to MLFLREAMPYHRVLRLVLLTLCSILVPAVLAEYPQDAVPTLWNEPPELPSGAGPFDAATATARLSDATAFPPYTSELEPEDSTHLHRLDTGDGSLGPGAIGAIVIASLLGTSVLVALVVITLRKFSAS; encoded by the exons ATGCTTTTCCTGAGGGAAGCCATGCCCTACCACAGAGTCCTTCGCCTGGTCCTGCTAACGCTGTGCAGCATCCtggtccctgctgtgctggcag AGTACCCGCAGGACGCGGTCCCCACCCTCTGGAACGAGCCGCCCGAGCTGCCCTCTGGAGCCGGTCCCTTCGACGCTGCCACTGCCACCGCCCGGCTGTCGGATGCCACTGCCTTCCCCCCGTACACCTCCGAGCTGGAGCCCGAGGACAGCACCCACCTGCACCGGCTGGACACCGGGGACG GCTCACTGGGGCCCGGGGCTATTGGTGCCATTGTCATCGCCTCCCTCCTGGGTACATCTGTGCTTGTAGCCTTGGTCGTCATCACACTGAGAAAGTTCTCGGCCTCCTGA
- the NGEF gene encoding ephexin-1 isoform X3, with amino-acid sequence MELLAAALSAACAFDQDGSPGQLTRPPPAAEETPAAGTGAAPPAHPMTADSWRNLIEHIGLLYQEYRDKSTREEIETRRLQDSQTDPEETSPSEETPSEAESTSTTENKAPPQINLLRNSNSRFNLWQDLPEVQNSGVLSILQPDEIKLQEAMFELVTSEASYYKSLNLLVSHFMENERLKKILHQSEAHILFSNVLDVMAVSERFLLDLEQRVEENIVISDVCDIVYQHTVNHFSVYITYVSNQTYQERTYKQLLQDKPAFREVISQLELDPKCKGLSFSSFLILPFQRITRLKLLVQNILKKVEEKSDRESTALDAHKELETVVKACNEGVRKMSRTEQMISIQKKLEFKIKSVPIISHSRWLLKQGELQQMNGPKTSRTLRTKKLFREIYLFLFNDLLVICRQIPGDKYQVFDSAPRGLLRVEELEDQGQSLANVFILRLLENADDREASYMLKASSQSEMKRWMISLAPNRRTKFVSFTSRLVDCPQIQCVHPYVAQQPDELSLELADVLNILDKTDDGWIFGERLHDQERGWFPSSMGEEILNPKIRAQNLKECFRVHKSDDSQRRKLGSRNRQ; translated from the exons ATGGAGCTACTGGCCGCGGCCCTCAGCGCCGCCTGCGCCTTCGACCAGGACGGCTCGCCGGGACAGCTCACCAG GCCGCCCCCCGCCGCTGAGGAGACCCCTGCCGCCGGCACGGGTGCGGCACCGCCCGCACACCCCATGACAGCCGACTCCTGGAGGAACCTCATCGAGCACATCG GGCTCTTGTACCAGGAATACCGAGATAAATCTACGCGCGAGGAGATTGAAACCAGGCGACTGCAAGATTCACAGACAGACCCTGAGGAGACTTCACCCAGTGAGGAAACCCCATCTGAAGCAGAGTCCACAAGTacaactgaaaacaaagctCCACCACAAATCAATTTGCTGAGAAATTCCAACTCCAGGTTCAACTTATGGCAGGATCTTCCTGAGGTCCAGAACAGTGGTGTCCTCAGCATCCTCCaaccagatgagatcaaactgCAGGAG GCCATGTTTGAGCTGGTTACTTCAGAAGCATCATATTACAAGAGTCTGAATCTGCTGGTGTCTCACTTCATGGAGAATGAGCGTCTGAAAAAGATCTTACACCAGTCTGAGGCACACATCCTGTTCTCCAACGTGCTGGATGTCATGGCTGTCAGCGAGCG CTTCCTGTTGGACCTCGAGCAGCGAGTGGAGGAGAACATTGTGATCTCGGACGTGTGTGATATTGTCTACCAGCACACAGTTAATCACTTCTCTGTGTACATCACCTATGTCTCCAACCAGACCTACCAGGAGAGAACCTACAAGCAGCTCCT CCAGGACAAACCAGCCTTTCGGGAAGTGATctcacagctggagctggatcCCAAGTGCAAAGGCTtgtccttttcttccttcctgaTTCTGCCATTTCAAAGAATCACTCGACTCAAGCTGCTGGTGCAG aatattttgaagAAAGTGGAGGAGAAATCTGACAGGGAATCCACTGCCCTGGATGCACATAAAGAACTGGAAACA GTGGTGAAAGCATGTAATGAAGGTGTCCGGAAGATGAGCCGAACAGAGCAGATGATCAGCATCCAGAAGAAACTAGAATTCAAGATCAAG TCTGTACCCATCATCTCTCACTCGCGCTGGCTGCTGAAGCAGGGGGAACTGCAGCAAATGAATGGTCCAAAGACATCACGAACTCTTCGCACCAAGAAACTCTTCAGAGAAATCTATCTGTTCCTTTTCAACGATCTGCTGGTGATTTGCCGGCAAATTCCGGG GGACAAGTACCAAGTGTTTGACTCTGCTCCCCGAGGGCTTCTTCGGGTAGAGGAGTTAGAAGATCAGGGGCAGAGTTTGGCCAATGTCTTCATCTTGAGGCTGCTAGAGAACGCAGATGACCGGGAGGCCAGCTACATGCTGAAGGCATCGTCCCA GAGTGAAATGAAGCGCTGGATGATTTCACTAGCCCCAAACCGGAGAACCAAATTTGTTTCATTTACATCCAGACTTGTTG ACTGCCCACAGATCCAGTGTGTCCACCCGTATGTGGCCCAGCAGCCTGATGAGCTCTCCTTAGAACTGGCTGATGTTCTCAACATCCTGGACAAGACAGATGATG GCTGGATATTTGGGGAACGTCTTCATGACCAGGAGAGGGGCTGGTTCCCCAGTTCTATGGGGGAGGAGatcctgaaccccaaaatccgaGCCCAGAACCTGAAGGAATGTTTCCGGGTGCACAAGTCAGATGACAGTCAGAGAAGAAAACTGGGCAGCAGAAACCGCCAGTGA
- the NGEF gene encoding ephexin-1 isoform X2 has protein sequence MPDGRLLPSYPRYRGNRPGSPSPAPPPPLPPELLGSRLPPPAMELLAAALSAACAFDQDGSPGQLTRPPPAAEETPAAGTGAAPPAHPMTADSWRNLIEHIGLLYQEYRDKSTREEIETRRLQDSQTDPEETSPSEETPSEAESTSTTENKAPPQINLLRNSNSRFNLWQDLPEVQNSGVLSILQPDEIKLQEAMFELVTSEASYYKSLNLLVSHFMENERLKKILHQSEAHILFSNVLDVMAVSERFLLDLEQRVEENIVISDVCDIVYQHTVNHFSVYITYVSNQTYQERTYKQLLQDKPAFREVISQLELDPKCKGLSFSSFLILPFQRITRLKLLVQNILKKVEEKSDRESTALDAHKELETVVKACNEGVRKMSRTEQMISIQKKLEFKIKSVPIISHSRWLLKQGELQQMNGPKTSRTLRTKKLFREIYLFLFNDLLVICRQIPGDKYQVFDSAPRGLLRVEELEDQGQSLANVFILRLLENADDREASYMLKASSQSEMKRWMISLAPNRRTKFVSFTSRLVDCPQIQCVHPYVAQQPDELSLELADVLNILDKTDDGWIFGERLHDQERGWFPSSMGEEILNPKIRAQNLKECFRVHKSDDSQRRKLGSRNRQ, from the exons ATGCCTGACGGAAG GCTGCTGCCTTCCTACCCCCGTTACCGTGGCAACCGCccgggctcccccagccccgcaccgccgccgccgctgccgccggaGCTGCTGGGCAGCCGCCTGCCGCCACCGGCCATGGAGCTACTGGCCGCGGCCCTCAGCGCCGCCTGCGCCTTCGACCAGGACGGCTCGCCGGGACAGCTCACCAG GCCGCCCCCCGCCGCTGAGGAGACCCCTGCCGCCGGCACGGGTGCGGCACCGCCCGCACACCCCATGACAGCCGACTCCTGGAGGAACCTCATCGAGCACATCG GGCTCTTGTACCAGGAATACCGAGATAAATCTACGCGCGAGGAGATTGAAACCAGGCGACTGCAAGATTCACAGACAGACCCTGAGGAGACTTCACCCAGTGAGGAAACCCCATCTGAAGCAGAGTCCACAAGTacaactgaaaacaaagctCCACCACAAATCAATTTGCTGAGAAATTCCAACTCCAGGTTCAACTTATGGCAGGATCTTCCTGAGGTCCAGAACAGTGGTGTCCTCAGCATCCTCCaaccagatgagatcaaactgCAGGAG GCCATGTTTGAGCTGGTTACTTCAGAAGCATCATATTACAAGAGTCTGAATCTGCTGGTGTCTCACTTCATGGAGAATGAGCGTCTGAAAAAGATCTTACACCAGTCTGAGGCACACATCCTGTTCTCCAACGTGCTGGATGTCATGGCTGTCAGCGAGCG CTTCCTGTTGGACCTCGAGCAGCGAGTGGAGGAGAACATTGTGATCTCGGACGTGTGTGATATTGTCTACCAGCACACAGTTAATCACTTCTCTGTGTACATCACCTATGTCTCCAACCAGACCTACCAGGAGAGAACCTACAAGCAGCTCCT CCAGGACAAACCAGCCTTTCGGGAAGTGATctcacagctggagctggatcCCAAGTGCAAAGGCTtgtccttttcttccttcctgaTTCTGCCATTTCAAAGAATCACTCGACTCAAGCTGCTGGTGCAG aatattttgaagAAAGTGGAGGAGAAATCTGACAGGGAATCCACTGCCCTGGATGCACATAAAGAACTGGAAACA GTGGTGAAAGCATGTAATGAAGGTGTCCGGAAGATGAGCCGAACAGAGCAGATGATCAGCATCCAGAAGAAACTAGAATTCAAGATCAAG TCTGTACCCATCATCTCTCACTCGCGCTGGCTGCTGAAGCAGGGGGAACTGCAGCAAATGAATGGTCCAAAGACATCACGAACTCTTCGCACCAAGAAACTCTTCAGAGAAATCTATCTGTTCCTTTTCAACGATCTGCTGGTGATTTGCCGGCAAATTCCGGG GGACAAGTACCAAGTGTTTGACTCTGCTCCCCGAGGGCTTCTTCGGGTAGAGGAGTTAGAAGATCAGGGGCAGAGTTTGGCCAATGTCTTCATCTTGAGGCTGCTAGAGAACGCAGATGACCGGGAGGCCAGCTACATGCTGAAGGCATCGTCCCA GAGTGAAATGAAGCGCTGGATGATTTCACTAGCCCCAAACCGGAGAACCAAATTTGTTTCATTTACATCCAGACTTGTTG ACTGCCCACAGATCCAGTGTGTCCACCCGTATGTGGCCCAGCAGCCTGATGAGCTCTCCTTAGAACTGGCTGATGTTCTCAACATCCTGGACAAGACAGATGATG GCTGGATATTTGGGGAACGTCTTCATGACCAGGAGAGGGGCTGGTTCCCCAGTTCTATGGGGGAGGAGatcctgaaccccaaaatccgaGCCCAGAACCTGAAGGAATGTTTCCGGGTGCACAAGTCAGATGACAGTCAGAGAAGAAAACTGGGCAGCAGAAACCGCCAGTGA